The proteins below come from a single Pandoraea apista genomic window:
- a CDS encoding EscC/YscC/HrcC family type III secretion system outer membrane ring protein has protein sequence MAPVIASSPAPVAAPPSKVSSVTPEWRGGPFVFQSAGTPLTELLRDFGAHHGIPTSVSAQVDDRFIGTLPAGTAQATLDALSERYRLSWYFNGQTLNIYKSSEATRRVMSLRHASPGDLLGHLRNAGVLHPRHCVARAIPATHALEIAGVPACIEAVSMLAEYLERDARDQQESEETIKIFPLKFATADDTRYFYRGQEVVVPGVVSVLKDLILGAGPLVVTAAAPTTADTPATAAPASRTGTPRFSADPRRNAVIVRERRQNLPLYGDLIAQLDIQPRLVDISVAIIDINASDIAELGVDLSGRARIGGFGAVSLNGQLHDGDSSTFTTVVGDTNKFMINLNALERNSKARVLSRPSIVTLDNMQAVLDRSVTFYTKVSGEKVAKLESVTSGSLLRVTPRLVPSEGHDLGREQVMLTLNIEDGGEVRSERSARNEVPTIRNSSISTHATLQAGQSLLLGGFVQDTQQEHERKIPFLGDLPLIGRLFSSTSNRNDSVMRLFLIKAEPAADVPGA, from the coding sequence ATGGCCCCGGTCATCGCGTCATCGCCCGCGCCGGTCGCCGCGCCCCCCTCCAAGGTGTCGTCCGTCACCCCCGAGTGGCGCGGCGGCCCGTTCGTCTTTCAGAGCGCGGGCACGCCGCTCACAGAGTTGTTGCGCGACTTCGGCGCCCATCACGGCATTCCGACGTCGGTAAGCGCGCAGGTCGATGATCGCTTCATCGGCACGCTGCCTGCGGGCACGGCACAAGCCACGCTCGACGCGCTATCGGAACGTTATCGGCTTTCGTGGTACTTCAACGGCCAGACGCTGAACATCTATAAGTCCAGCGAGGCGACAAGACGCGTCATGTCGCTGCGTCACGCGTCGCCCGGCGACTTGCTCGGGCATCTTCGCAACGCCGGGGTGTTACACCCGCGGCACTGCGTCGCACGGGCGATTCCGGCGACACACGCCCTTGAAATTGCCGGCGTTCCTGCCTGCATCGAAGCGGTATCGATGCTCGCCGAATACCTCGAACGCGACGCTCGCGATCAGCAGGAGAGCGAAGAGACCATCAAGATATTTCCCCTGAAATTCGCCACGGCGGATGACACGAGGTACTTTTATCGCGGGCAGGAAGTGGTGGTACCTGGCGTCGTCAGCGTACTGAAGGATCTGATTCTCGGCGCCGGTCCACTCGTCGTCACGGCCGCAGCGCCCACGACCGCCGATACGCCTGCCACCGCCGCGCCCGCTTCCCGAACCGGTACGCCTCGCTTCTCGGCCGATCCGCGTCGCAATGCGGTCATCGTGCGCGAGCGCCGACAGAACTTGCCCCTCTATGGCGACCTGATCGCTCAGCTCGACATCCAGCCCCGGCTGGTCGACATCTCCGTGGCGATCATCGACATCAACGCCAGCGACATTGCCGAGCTTGGCGTCGACCTCTCGGGCCGTGCGCGTATCGGCGGCTTCGGTGCCGTTTCGCTCAACGGACAGTTACACGACGGCGACAGCAGCACGTTCACAACGGTGGTCGGCGACACCAACAAGTTCATGATCAATCTGAACGCACTGGAACGAAACTCCAAGGCGCGCGTGCTCTCCCGGCCGTCCATCGTTACGCTCGACAATATGCAGGCCGTGCTCGATCGGAGCGTGACTTTCTACACCAAGGTCTCTGGCGAGAAGGTCGCCAAACTGGAAAGCGTGACATCGGGCTCGCTATTGCGCGTGACACCGCGACTCGTGCCCAGCGAAGGTCACGATCTCGGGCGCGAGCAGGTGATGCTCACCCTCAATATCGAAGACGGTGGCGAAGTGCGCAGCGAACGCAGTGCGCGCAACGAAGTCCCGACCATCCGTAACTCCTCGATATCGACGCATGCCACCCTACAGGCCGGACAAAGCCTGTTGCTTGGCGGCTTCGTGCAAGACACACAACAAGAGCACGAGCGCAAGATTCCGTTCTTGGGAGATCTGCCGCTCATCGGGCGTCTGTTCAGCTCGACAAGCAACCGGAACGACAGCGTCATGCGTCTGTTCCTGATCAAGGCCGAGCCGGCGGCAGACGTGCCGGGCGCATGA
- the sctD gene encoding type III secretion system inner membrane ring subunit SctD, whose protein sequence is MTMLTLTLLDGPLAGRPMPLPPGPLTIGHGDADIAMALEQDARIELHVDSDGVRLVTAAPLWVEGVPRLPADEDTVDLPVLPLHTAIDLAGLGMWLADGTQDMPSPTPKRPARRAAGIPSPRAPAVVARSRRGTAAWIAVTGMSLLIAAAGAAIWRTGTANVISPPPHPDVLKTLAAHIAPHVALNTTGDAVRLTGGCIDEGTRARLRAEARWQGKVMNDETWCPEDSVKTVHTLLRLHGFGHARVNVAPDGEVVVSGPFVADARWRTASDALDALALPHGWRVAQGAGQSFEQLVKTLREAGQLRGIDVSRDRDGWRLTGALTAGRLASLKGVVDTWNRTADARPVRIEPLPAPTPTLGDTGFSAPLVSIGGSPDAPQLTLADGTRLAQGVRLPGGTRVLAIHPDGVSISAHDRLFYLPLTAENVHGDSSDPV, encoded by the coding sequence ATGACGATGCTGACGCTGACGCTACTCGACGGTCCGCTCGCGGGACGTCCCATGCCGCTGCCGCCGGGGCCGCTCACCATCGGCCACGGCGATGCCGACATTGCCATGGCGCTCGAGCAGGACGCCCGGATCGAGCTTCACGTCGACAGCGACGGCGTACGGCTCGTGACTGCGGCCCCCCTCTGGGTAGAAGGCGTACCGCGCCTGCCCGCGGACGAAGACACTGTCGATCTCCCGGTACTGCCGCTGCACACCGCGATCGACCTCGCGGGGCTGGGCATGTGGCTCGCCGACGGTACGCAAGACATGCCGTCCCCTACACCGAAGCGCCCGGCGCGTCGCGCCGCGGGCATCCCATCGCCGCGAGCGCCGGCAGTCGTCGCACGAAGCAGACGCGGTACGGCAGCGTGGATCGCCGTCACCGGCATGTCGTTGCTGATCGCGGCCGCCGGCGCAGCGATCTGGCGCACGGGAACGGCCAACGTCATTTCCCCGCCGCCTCACCCCGACGTGCTGAAAACACTCGCTGCACACATCGCGCCTCACGTCGCACTGAATACGACGGGCGACGCCGTGCGCCTGACCGGTGGCTGCATCGACGAGGGCACGCGAGCGCGCCTGCGCGCCGAGGCCCGCTGGCAGGGGAAGGTGATGAATGACGAGACCTGGTGTCCGGAAGACTCGGTGAAAACGGTGCACACCTTGCTGCGCCTGCACGGTTTCGGCCATGCGCGGGTGAATGTGGCGCCGGATGGCGAAGTCGTCGTCAGCGGGCCCTTTGTCGCCGATGCGCGCTGGCGCACGGCGTCCGACGCCCTCGACGCGCTCGCGTTACCTCATGGCTGGCGTGTCGCGCAAGGCGCCGGCCAGAGCTTCGAGCAGTTGGTAAAGACGCTGCGAGAGGCCGGGCAGTTGCGCGGCATCGACGTGTCGCGCGACCGCGATGGATGGCGTCTCACGGGGGCGCTGACGGCAGGGCGTCTCGCGTCGTTGAAGGGCGTAGTCGACACCTGGAATAGGACCGCTGACGCAAGGCCCGTGCGCATCGAACCATTACCTGCGCCGACACCGACGTTGGGCGACACGGGCTTCTCCGCTCCCCTAGTGAGCATTGGCGGGTCTCCCGACGCGCCTCAACTGACGCTCGCCGACGGCACGCGTCTTGCACAAGGCGTGCGCTTGCCGGGCGGCACACGCGTGCTCGCCATTCATCCCGACGGGGTGTCGATCAGCGCGCACGACCGGCTTTTTTACTTACCTCTGACTGCTGAGAATGTGCATGGCGATTCGTCTGACCCGGTTTGA
- a CDS encoding EscE/YscE/SsaE family type III secretion system needle protein co-chaperone, which yields MAIRLTRFEDQLAASPEPVAREVGAQLDAARRSLQQALNTPLTPTEHALAQTQMQAVQAAGAILECMARRYRTSYGRSS from the coding sequence ATGGCGATTCGTCTGACCCGGTTTGAAGACCAACTCGCGGCGTCTCCCGAACCCGTCGCCCGTGAGGTCGGCGCGCAACTCGACGCCGCACGCCGGTCGTTGCAGCAAGCCCTGAACACGCCGCTCACGCCGACAGAGCACGCGCTGGCGCAAACACAAATGCAAGCCGTGCAGGCTGCCGGTGCGATTCTGGAGTGCATGGCGCGACGGTATCGCACGTCGTACGGACGATCGTCATGA
- a CDS encoding TyeA family type III secretion system gatekeeper subunit translates to MVERLPSAANTLIQTPQQNKPLERMLADEWQALEGDARPVRGGTPDAPGHIALIEAAIAQNEEAAFAESQENLSFALGMRFRRTGDRDVSDDKPRARALFEQQMHRLARVSGAQFETLRGQLRDLPFVPDPQLLIRQAQMSAGHAALVVAAWLADSGLDAGTRMRLRRALDELTSSETWAIEAFAALECGTGDNAGMALLEQLKSLFRQSQGPQRSLTQWFEACRRFGQRRARLRALMQALGLELGAERADADTQRLAAVVDDLRRVVLFLTLESACEQSAQAIRATGCRVFDTDTMIAEVLTLLDQPWVGAEWLAQRAAHLGVATLDSRYALSRELTRLIKSAHDGCFRDETQRETLGEALDVWRTEIAQEGDASGR, encoded by the coding sequence ATGGTTGAACGTCTGCCGTCCGCTGCCAACACGCTTATTCAGACGCCGCAGCAGAATAAACCACTCGAGCGAATGCTTGCAGACGAGTGGCAGGCGCTGGAAGGTGACGCACGGCCCGTGCGCGGAGGCACGCCCGACGCGCCGGGGCACATCGCGCTGATTGAAGCGGCCATTGCGCAGAACGAAGAGGCGGCCTTCGCCGAGTCGCAGGAGAATCTTAGCTTCGCGCTGGGTATGCGATTCCGTCGCACGGGAGATCGCGACGTAAGCGACGACAAGCCGCGTGCACGGGCCCTGTTCGAGCAGCAAATGCACCGCTTGGCACGCGTGAGCGGCGCGCAGTTCGAGACGCTGCGCGGGCAATTGCGCGATCTTCCTTTCGTCCCCGATCCGCAACTGTTGATCCGTCAGGCGCAAATGTCGGCGGGACACGCGGCGCTGGTCGTCGCGGCCTGGCTTGCCGATAGCGGCCTGGATGCCGGCACCCGCATGCGCTTGCGCCGCGCGCTGGATGAGCTGACGTCTTCCGAGACATGGGCCATCGAAGCCTTCGCGGCGCTGGAGTGCGGCACCGGGGATAACGCGGGCATGGCCTTGTTGGAACAACTCAAATCGCTGTTCCGTCAGTCGCAGGGCCCGCAGCGCTCGCTGACCCAATGGTTTGAAGCGTGCCGGCGCTTTGGGCAGCGCCGTGCGCGATTGCGTGCGCTCATGCAGGCATTGGGTCTGGAATTGGGCGCGGAACGGGCCGATGCAGACACGCAGCGTCTTGCTGCCGTCGTCGACGATCTTCGCCGGGTCGTGCTGTTCCTCACGCTGGAGTCGGCGTGTGAGCAATCGGCACAGGCCATACGAGCCACGGGTTGCCGTGTGTTCGACACGGACACCATGATTGCCGAAGTCCTGACGCTGCTGGATCAACCCTGGGTAGGCGCCGAATGGCTGGCGCAACGCGCCGCCCATCTGGGCGTGGCGACGCTCGACTCACGCTACGCACTCTCGCGCGAACTGACGCGGCTGATCAAGTCGGCACACGACGGTTGTTTCCGCGACGAGACGCAACGCGAAACACTTGGCGAGGCGCTCGATGTCTGGCGCACGGAGATCGCGCAGGAGGGCGACGCGTCCGGAAGGTAG
- a CDS encoding type III secretion system domain-containing protein — MICPHHANVNQLARLIWQPGLYMDDGWWRAFGMSSWRDTYRRHAVCRAHIDRLLIARRGWPDTVARDCAPPESEAAHAVLRLVPRLRRVSLAYGLRMLGCPDYLLLGAYRRALSSWLDTWQCDRLLLTRREWPTRSAIPPGQIVDAALATTGAYLDGAVTPLAVDMATVSKAARILLPPAAEAGPTSTGMPATDDIWARLVALEKMLCMSSTLH; from the coding sequence GTGATCTGCCCGCATCACGCTAATGTCAACCAGCTTGCCCGCCTGATCTGGCAGCCGGGCCTGTACATGGACGACGGCTGGTGGCGAGCGTTCGGCATGTCGTCATGGCGGGATACCTATCGGCGGCACGCCGTTTGCCGGGCCCATATCGATCGTCTGCTGATCGCTCGCCGGGGATGGCCCGACACGGTCGCTCGCGATTGCGCGCCGCCCGAGAGTGAGGCAGCGCACGCCGTGTTGCGGCTGGTGCCGAGGTTGCGACGCGTTTCGTTAGCTTACGGCTTACGCATGTTGGGGTGTCCGGACTATCTGTTGCTCGGCGCCTACCGTCGGGCCCTGTCGTCATGGCTCGATACCTGGCAGTGCGACCGTTTGCTGCTCACGCGGCGCGAGTGGCCAACGCGCTCTGCGATTCCGCCCGGCCAGATTGTCGATGCGGCGCTGGCAACGACCGGCGCGTATCTGGACGGTGCTGTGACGCCGCTGGCGGTGGACATGGCGACCGTGAGCAAAGCCGCACGGATCTTGTTGCCACCAGCGGCCGAGGCCGGCCCGACGTCAACCGGCATGCCGGCAACGGACGACATCTGGGCGCGGCTCGTCGCGTTGGAGAAGATGCTATGTATGTCATCGACTTTGCATTGA
- the sctJ gene encoding type III secretion system inner membrane ring lipoprotein SctJ: MLGKLARSVVRRRCLGRWWIGCALVFMLAGCKVELHRALSETEANQMLALLLVSGLQADKRADTAGMTVRIERGDFVRGVEVLRQHGLPRQKRASVEDVFPPGQLVSSPVQEQAKLTYLKEQRLERMLAALDGVMVAEVSIAQVPVDSAGRSTLPPGVAVFVKYSPEVNMAQRMTDIRSLVHDSVPGVTPERISIVLQPSDYRLPRAAVNASSGAQAEAAAKDGRWRSALGWGMVAVASLGLFAAGAVAWRRRATWIQRLRAQGVGVS, from the coding sequence ATGCTAGGGAAACTCGCAAGGTCTGTCGTCAGGAGACGCTGCCTCGGCCGATGGTGGATCGGTTGTGCGCTCGTGTTCATGCTCGCGGGGTGCAAGGTCGAACTGCATCGCGCGTTGAGCGAGACGGAAGCCAACCAGATGCTGGCGTTGCTGCTTGTTTCCGGATTGCAGGCCGACAAGCGTGCCGACACCGCCGGCATGACGGTTCGTATCGAGCGCGGCGACTTCGTGCGCGGTGTCGAAGTCCTGCGCCAGCACGGTTTGCCGCGTCAGAAACGTGCGTCGGTCGAGGACGTATTCCCGCCGGGGCAACTCGTCAGCTCGCCCGTGCAAGAGCAGGCGAAGCTCACGTATCTCAAGGAGCAGCGGCTGGAGCGCATGCTGGCGGCACTCGACGGCGTGATGGTCGCGGAGGTCTCCATCGCGCAGGTGCCGGTGGACTCGGCGGGGCGCTCGACGTTGCCCCCCGGAGTGGCTGTCTTTGTGAAGTACAGCCCCGAAGTCAACATGGCGCAGCGCATGACCGACATTCGCAGTCTGGTGCACGACAGTGTGCCGGGTGTGACGCCCGAGCGTATCAGCATAGTTTTGCAGCCTTCGGACTATCGGTTGCCGCGAGCGGCCGTCAATGCGTCGTCAGGGGCGCAAGCTGAAGCTGCGGCGAAGGACGGGCGGTGGCGCTCGGCATTGGGGTGGGGCATGGTCGCTGTGGCGAGCCTCGGCCTGTTCGCCGCCGGTGCCGTGGCATGGCGACGGCGGGCGACGTGGATTCAGCGCCTGCGGGCTCAGGGGGTGGGGGTTTCGTGA
- the sctI gene encoding type III secretion system inner rod subunit SctI: MTTLPISEIAAHVATATQPAKAVPPVSADGDAAVRFGQALASAPSLPEHHLLSAAGKLAGNTERLAERVTLDERALADPSRMLDVQRVLTERVLALEFVAKAAGVTTQGVNKLVHMQ; this comes from the coding sequence ATGACGACTCTCCCGATCTCCGAAATCGCGGCGCATGTCGCGACGGCGACGCAGCCCGCGAAGGCTGTCCCCCCGGTTTCCGCTGACGGCGACGCCGCTGTGCGCTTCGGTCAGGCACTCGCCAGCGCGCCGTCGCTGCCTGAACATCATCTGCTCAGTGCGGCAGGAAAACTCGCGGGCAATACGGAGCGACTCGCCGAACGCGTGACGCTGGACGAGCGAGCGCTGGCGGATCCGAGCCGCATGCTCGACGTACAGCGTGTGCTGACCGAGCGCGTGCTGGCGCTGGAGTTTGTCGCGAAGGCGGCGGGCGTCACGACGCAGGGTGTGAACAAGCTGGTTCATATGCAATGA
- a CDS encoding DUF1039 domain-containing protein, with protein sequence MTPVNPALGDGVGRWLDAPARQRIVELAIAGAHHGMRTEPRAILRALPSLVTDRETRQWLHVALLIALGDKGAARAHLTDTVAAGRENEAATGVLARWLDAVDARDSALASSSPSSSSSPSSSSSPSPSPSPTLLS encoded by the coding sequence ATGACGCCCGTGAACCCCGCGCTCGGCGACGGCGTTGGGCGTTGGCTGGACGCCCCGGCGCGGCAACGCATCGTCGAGCTGGCAATCGCGGGGGCACATCACGGCATGCGCACCGAGCCCCGCGCGATTCTGCGCGCCTTGCCGTCGCTCGTGACGGATCGGGAAACAAGGCAGTGGTTGCATGTCGCGCTTCTCATCGCACTTGGCGACAAGGGCGCGGCGCGCGCGCATCTGACCGACACGGTTGCTGCCGGGCGCGAGAACGAGGCGGCGACCGGCGTGCTCGCCCGCTGGCTCGATGCGGTGGATGCACGCGATTCAGCATTGGCTTCATCCTCACCCTCGTCTTCGTCCTCCCCCTCGTCTTCGTCTTCCCCTTCCCCTTCCCCTTCTCCGACTCTCTTGTCATGA
- the sctF gene encoding type III secretion system needle filament subunit SctF — protein sequence MNIEEVHRGMSEGVRGASNAATQALNNRKIDDPGHMLDVQFKMQQYSTMTALHSATLKLIKDTMMGIIAKIA from the coding sequence ATGAACATCGAAGAGGTCCATCGCGGCATGTCGGAGGGCGTGCGAGGTGCATCAAACGCCGCGACGCAAGCCTTGAATAACCGGAAAATCGACGACCCCGGACACATGCTCGACGTGCAGTTCAAGATGCAGCAGTATTCCACGATGACCGCGCTGCATAGCGCAACGCTCAAGCTGATCAAGGACACGATGATGGGCATCATCGCCAAGATCGCATGA
- a CDS encoding helix-turn-helix transcriptional regulator, whose product MSTVRFLISRHDVKLNVSGLVHTLPAGSMTATSSDATIDAPGPVVSHDFHACDLQALYPDVVDLLDRRPLGVFHRQAARTLVLEPTMMDVAMTLQNVDRMAMLRFFYVYCLCRDQRYFSAMLRQTIAGSHSLFDFVEANFHRPWPVGRLAEEFGMPLRKFRYLFQQTYGMPAKQWLLERRLRLARDLLLSTRHKVLDIALECGFTNHAHFTDTFRKRFDCAPTEIRLGNPPQRGGRRVAMPRADAYAAMRADLVAGHGALTDGGGGVQ is encoded by the coding sequence ATGAGTACGGTACGATTTCTGATCAGCCGCCACGACGTCAAACTGAACGTGAGCGGCCTCGTGCACACGCTGCCGGCAGGCAGCATGACCGCTACCAGTTCAGATGCGACGATTGATGCCCCCGGACCCGTGGTGTCTCACGACTTTCATGCCTGCGATCTGCAGGCGTTATATCCGGACGTCGTCGATCTGCTCGATCGCCGCCCGCTCGGCGTCTTTCATCGGCAAGCGGCACGCACGCTGGTCCTCGAGCCCACCATGATGGACGTGGCGATGACGCTGCAAAACGTCGATCGCATGGCAATGCTGCGCTTCTTCTACGTGTACTGTCTCTGTCGCGATCAGCGATATTTCTCTGCGATGTTGCGTCAGACGATTGCCGGCAGCCACTCGCTGTTCGATTTCGTCGAGGCGAATTTTCATCGGCCCTGGCCGGTCGGACGGCTCGCCGAAGAGTTCGGCATGCCACTGCGCAAGTTCCGCTATCTGTTCCAGCAGACGTACGGCATGCCTGCGAAACAGTGGCTGCTCGAACGCCGCCTGCGACTCGCTCGCGATCTATTGCTTTCCACGCGCCACAAGGTGCTCGACATTGCGCTCGAGTGCGGCTTCACCAACCACGCACATTTCACCGACACCTTCCGCAAACGTTTCGACTGCGCCCCGACGGAGATTCGTCTTGGCAACCCGCCGCAGCGCGGCGGACGCCGCGTGGCCATGCCGCGCGCCGATGCCTATGCCGCCATGCGTGCCGATCTGGTAGCCGGCCACGGTGCATTGACGGACGGTGGGGGAGGCGTGCAATGA
- a CDS encoding FMN-binding glutamate synthase family protein: MFSRRFLALWLVIALLVATLALVLFAGWHPLWPLPFAALFVLGVWDVLQQRHAVLRNYPLWGHFRFLFEFIRPEIRQYFVEDDTAETPFSRAQRSIVYQRAKGDVDSRPFGTEVDVKATGYEWIAHSLAPTVLKDHDFRITIGADRAQPYSASIFNISAMSFGALSANAIRALNRGAKLGNFIHDTGEGSISPHHREQGGDLIWEVASGYFGCRNDDGTFNAEKFAAQATTPQVKMIEVKLSQGAKPGHGGVLPAAKITPEISATRGVPMGQDCISPSRHSEFSTPLGLLQFVDRLRTLSGGKPTGFKLCIGHPWEFFGIVKAMLESGILPDFIVVDGSEGGTGAAPLEFTDHVGAPLQEGLLLVHNTLVGAGLRDKIRIGASGKIVTAFDIARTLAIGADWCNSARGFMFAIGCIQSQKCHTDRCPTGVATQDTLRQRALVVPDKAQRVQQFHSHTLHALQELIQAAGLSHPSELRAHHIVKRVSSNEIRLMSESLKYLEPGDLLRGQFRYQLYEKYWPIARADSFAAALAA; encoded by the coding sequence ATGTTTTCGCGCCGATTCCTGGCTCTCTGGCTCGTGATTGCGTTGCTCGTGGCAACGCTCGCGCTGGTGCTCTTCGCCGGCTGGCATCCGCTCTGGCCGCTGCCGTTCGCAGCGTTGTTCGTTCTCGGGGTGTGGGACGTCCTCCAGCAGCGCCACGCCGTGCTGCGCAATTACCCGTTGTGGGGGCATTTCCGGTTTCTGTTCGAATTCATCCGGCCGGAGATTCGCCAGTACTTCGTGGAAGACGACACGGCCGAGACGCCGTTCTCGCGTGCCCAACGCAGCATCGTCTACCAGCGAGCCAAGGGCGATGTCGACAGTCGGCCGTTCGGTACCGAGGTCGACGTCAAGGCGACGGGCTACGAATGGATCGCCCATTCGCTCGCCCCGACCGTCCTGAAGGATCACGACTTCCGCATCACTATCGGTGCAGATCGTGCACAGCCCTATTCGGCGTCGATCTTCAACATTTCCGCGATGAGCTTCGGCGCACTTTCGGCCAACGCGATTCGCGCGCTCAATCGCGGGGCGAAGCTCGGCAACTTCATTCACGACACCGGCGAAGGTTCGATCTCACCGCATCACCGCGAGCAGGGGGGCGATCTGATCTGGGAGGTGGCCTCGGGCTACTTCGGCTGCCGCAACGACGACGGTACGTTCAACGCCGAGAAGTTCGCCGCGCAGGCGACGACACCTCAGGTAAAGATGATCGAGGTGAAGCTCTCGCAAGGCGCGAAGCCGGGGCACGGCGGTGTGCTGCCGGCTGCGAAGATCACACCGGAGATTTCTGCCACGCGCGGCGTGCCGATGGGCCAGGATTGCATCTCGCCGTCGCGCCATAGCGAGTTCTCGACACCACTCGGCCTGTTGCAGTTCGTCGATCGTCTGCGTACGCTCTCGGGCGGCAAGCCCACCGGGTTCAAGCTGTGCATCGGCCATCCATGGGAATTCTTCGGCATTGTGAAAGCGATGCTCGAAAGCGGTATCCTGCCCGACTTCATCGTCGTCGATGGGTCGGAAGGCGGCACTGGCGCCGCACCGCTGGAGTTCACCGATCATGTCGGCGCACCGTTGCAGGAAGGACTGCTGCTCGTACATAACACGCTCGTGGGTGCCGGTTTGCGCGACAAGATCCGCATTGGCGCGTCGGGCAAGATCGTCACCGCGTTCGATATCGCACGCACGCTCGCCATCGGTGCCGATTGGTGTAACTCGGCACGCGGCTTCATGTTCGCCATCGGCTGTATTCAGTCGCAGAAGTGCCACACCGACCGCTGCCCGACGGGCGTGGCGACGCAGGATACGTTGCGTCAGCGTGCACTCGTGGTACCGGACAAGGCGCAACGCGTGCAGCAGTTCCACTCGCATACGTTGCACGCGCTGCAAGAACTGATTCAGGCGGCGGGCCTGTCGCATCCGTCGGAGTTGCGCGCCCATCACATCGTCAAGCGTGTGTCGTCCAACGAAATCCGTCTCATGTCGGAGTCGCTGAAGTATCTCGAGCCGGGCGATCTGCTGCGCGGGCAGTTCCGCTACCAGCTCTACGAGAAATACTGGCCGATCGCGCGCGCGGACAGTTTTGCTGCGGCACTTGCTGCTTGA
- the mnmA gene encoding tRNA 2-thiouridine(34) synthase MnmA produces the protein MSQKRVVVGMSGGVDSSVTAWLLKQQGYDVVGLFMKNWEDDDDSEYCSTRQDWIDVVSVADLIGIDVEAVNFAAEYKDRVFAEFLREYSAGRTPNPDVLCNAEIKFKAFLDHAVALGGDTIATGHYARVRERDGRFELLKAFDHTKDQSYFLHRLNQKQLSRTMFPLGEMPKTKVREIAAQIGLPNAKKKDSTGICFIGERPFRDFLNRYLPTQPGPMKTPDGTVVGEHVGLAFYTLGQRKGIGLGGSREGSGEPWFVARKDVASNTLYVVQGHDHPWLLSGTLNAEDLSWVAGEPPAEGTRCGAKTRYRQADAACEVVRADAGTLTLSFAESQWAVTPGQSAVLYDGEICLGGGIIASATPVEPAEPDRLDTPAASAAKHTILNTH, from the coding sequence ATGAGTCAAAAACGCGTAGTGGTAGGCATGTCGGGCGGCGTGGATTCGTCGGTCACGGCGTGGCTGCTCAAACAACAGGGCTACGACGTCGTCGGTCTGTTCATGAAGAACTGGGAAGACGATGACGACAGCGAATACTGTTCGACCCGGCAGGACTGGATCGACGTGGTGTCGGTCGCCGATCTGATCGGCATCGACGTGGAAGCCGTGAACTTCGCCGCCGAGTACAAGGACCGCGTGTTCGCGGAATTCCTGCGCGAGTATTCGGCTGGCCGTACCCCGAATCCGGACGTGCTATGCAACGCCGAGATCAAGTTCAAGGCCTTTTTGGACCACGCGGTGGCGCTGGGCGGCGACACCATTGCGACCGGCCATTACGCTCGTGTGCGTGAACGCGACGGGCGTTTCGAGCTGCTCAAGGCGTTCGACCATACGAAGGATCAGAGCTACTTCCTGCATCGGCTGAACCAGAAACAACTCTCGCGCACGATGTTCCCGCTCGGCGAAATGCCGAAGACGAAGGTCCGCGAGATCGCCGCGCAGATCGGCCTGCCCAATGCGAAGAAGAAAGATTCGACGGGGATCTGCTTCATCGGCGAGCGTCCGTTCCGCGACTTCCTCAACCGTTACCTGCCGACCCAACCGGGCCCGATGAAGACACCGGACGGCACCGTGGTGGGCGAGCACGTCGGTCTGGCGTTCTACACGCTCGGACAACGCAAGGGCATTGGCCTGGGCGGCAGCCGCGAGGGCTCCGGCGAGCCATGGTTCGTAGCGCGCAAGGACGTGGCAAGCAATACGTTATATGTCGTTCAAGGGCATGACCATCCGTGGCTGCTCTCGGGCACGCTCAACGCCGAAGACCTCTCCTGGGTCGCGGGCGAGCCGCCGGCCGAAGGCACGCGTTGTGGTGCCAAGACCCGCTATCGCCAGGCCGACGCCGCATGCGAAGTCGTGCGGGCCGACGCGGGGACGCTCACGCTTTCGTTCGCCGAGTCGCAGTGGGCTGTCACGCCGGGTCAGTCGGCCGTGCTGTACGACGGCGAGATCTGTCTGGGCGGCGGCATCATCGCGTCGGCAACGCCGGTCGAGCCTGCCGAGCCGGACCGACTCGATACGCCGGCCGCGTCGGCTGCCAAACACACCATCCTCAATACGCACTGA